Proteins encoded within one genomic window of Suricata suricatta isolate VVHF042 chromosome 17, meerkat_22Aug2017_6uvM2_HiC, whole genome shotgun sequence:
- the HID1 gene encoding protein HID1 has protein sequence MGSADSKLNFRKAVIQLTTKTQPVEATDDAFWDQFWADTATSVQDVFALVPAAEIRAVREESPSNLATLCYKAVEKLVQGAESGCHSEKEKQIVLNCSRLLTRVLPYIFEDPDWRGFFWSTVPGAGRGGGEDDDENARPLAESLLLAIADLLFCPDFTVQSHRRSTVDSAEDVHSLDSCEYIWEAGVGFAHSPQPNYIHDVNRMELLKLLLTCFSEAMYLPPAPDSGSTNPWVQFFCSTENRHALPLFTSLLNTVCAYDPVGYGIPYNHLLFSDYREPLVEEAAQVLIVTLDHDSATSASPTVDGTTTGTAMDDSDPPGPENLFVNYLSRIHREEDFQFILKGIARLLSNPLLQTYLPNSTKKIQFHQELLVLFWKLCDFNKKFLFFVLKSSDVLDILVPTLYFLNDARADQSRVGLMHIGVFILLLLSGERNFGVRLNKPYSVRVPMDIPVFTGTHADLLIVVFHKIITSGHQRLQPLFDCLLTIVVNVSPYLKSLSMVAANKLLHLLEAFSTTWFLFSAAQNHHLVFFLLEAFNNIIQYQFDGNSNLVYAIIRKRSVFHQLANLPSDPPAIHKALQRRRRTPEPLSRTGSQEGASMEGSRPAAPAEPGTLKTSLVATPGIDKLTEKSQVSEDGTLRSLEPTPQQSSADGSPTAEEPGQAWREQRRLSSASASGQWSPTSEWVLSWKSKLPLQTIMRLLQVLVPQVEKICIDKGLTDESEILRFLQHGTLVGLLPVPHPILIRKYQANSGTAMWFRTYMWGVIYLRNVDPPVWYDTDVKLFEIQRV, from the exons ATGGGGTCGGCCGATTCTAAGCTGAATTTCCGAAAGGCGGTGATCCAGCTCACCACCAAGACGCAG CCTGTGGAAGCCACCGATGATGCCTTCTGGGACCAGTTCTGGGCAGACACGGCCACCTCGGTGCAGGACGTCTTTGCGCTGGTGCCAGCGGCAGAGATCCGCGCTGTGCGGGAGGAGTCACCCTCCAACCTGGCCACTCTGTGCTACAAG GCTGTGGAGAAGCTGGTGCAGGGAGCTGAGAGCGGCTGCCATTCGGAAAAGGAGAAGCAGATTGTCCTGAACTGCAGCCGGCTTCTCACCCGTGTGCTGCCCTACATCTTCGAGGACCCCGACTGGAGGGGTTTCTTCTGGTCCACAGTGCCCGGGGCAGGGCGAGGAGGG GGAGAGGATGACGACGAGAACGCCCGGCCCCTGGCCGAGTCCTTGCTCCTGGCCATCGCCGACCTCCTCTTCTGCCCAGACTTCACTGTCCAGAGCCACCGGAGGAGCACTGTG GACTCAGCAGAGGATGTGCACTCCCTGGACAGTTGTGAATACATCTGGGAGGCTGGCGTGGGCTTTGCTCACTCCCCCCAGCCCAACTACATCCATGATGTGAACCG GATGGAGCTGTTGAAACTGCTGTTGACGTGCTTCTCTGAGGCCATGTACCTGCCCCCGGCTCCAGACAGTGGCAGTACCAACCCGTGGGTGCAGTTCTTTTGTTCCACGGAGAACAG ACACGCCCTACCCCTGTTTACCTCCCTCCTCAACACCGTGTGTGCCTATGACCCTGTGGGCTACGGGATCCCCTACAACCACCTGCTCTTCTCCGACTACCGGGAGCCCCTGGTGGAGGAGGCTGCCCAGGTGCTCATCGTCACCTTGGACCATGACAGTGCCACCAGCGCCAGCCCCACCGTGGACGGCACCACCACAGGCACTGCCATGGATGACTCGGAC CCTCCAGGACCCGAGAACCTGTTTGTGAACTACTTGTCCCGCATACATCGTGAAGAG GACTTCCAGTTCATCCTCAAGGGCATAGCCCGGCTGCTCTCCAACCCTCTGCTCCAGACCTATTTGCCCAATTCCACCAAGAAGATCCAGTTCCATCAGGAGCTGCTGGTCCTCTTCTGGAAGCTCTGTGACTTCAATAAG aaATTCCTCTTCTTTGTGCTGAAGAGCAGTGATGTGCTGGACATCCTGGTCCCCACCCTGTATTTCCTCAATGATGCCCGAGCGGATCAGT CTCGGGTGGGCCTGATGCACATCGGAGTCTTCATCCTGCTGCTTCTGAGCGGGGAGCGGAACTTTGGGGTGCGGCTGAACAAGCCCTACTCAGTGCGCGTGCCCATGGACATCCCCGTCTTTACCGGTACCCACGCAGACCTGCTCATTGTG GTATTCCACAAGATCATCACCAGCGGTCACCAGCGGCTGCAGCCCCTCTTCGATTGCCTGCTCACCATCGTGGTCAACG TGTCCCCCTACCTCAAGAGTCTGTCCATGGTAGCTGCCAATAAGCTCCTACACCTGCTAGAGGCCTTCTCCACCACCTGGTTCCTCTTCTCTGCCGCCCAGAACCACCACCTGGTCTTcttcctcctggaagccttcAACAACATCATCCAGTACCAGTTTGATG GAAACTCCAACTTGGTCTACGCCATCATCCGAAAGCGCAGTGTCTTCCACCAGCTGGCCAACCTGCCCAGCGACCCGCCTGCCATCCACAAGGCCTTGCAACGGCGCCGACGGACACCTGAGCCCTTGTCCCGAACTGGCTCCCAAGAGGGCGCCTCCATGGAGGGCTCCCGGCCCGCCGCCCCCGCCGAACCTGGCACCCTCAAGACCAGCCTGGTGGCCACCCCAG gcatCGACAAGCTGACCGAGAAGTCCCAGGTGTCAGAGGACGGCACCTTGCGTTCCCTGGAGCCCACGCCCCAGCAGAGCTCGGCCGATGGCAGCCCCACTGCGGAG gAGCCCGGCCAGGCGTGGCGGGAGCAGCGGCGACTGTCCAGCGCGTCAGCCAGTGGGCAGTGGAGCCCAACATCGGAGTGG gtTCTCTCGTGGAAATCCAAGCTTCCCCTTCAGACCATCATGAGGCTGCTGCAGGTGCTCGTTCCTCAGGTGGAGAAGATCTGCATTGACAA GGGCCTGACGGATGAGTCGGAAATCCTGAGGTTCCTGCAGCACGGCACCCTGGTGGGGCTGCTGCCCGTGCCCCACCCCATCCTCATCCGCAAGTACCAGGCCAACTCGGGCACGGCCATGTGGTTCCGCACCTACATGTGGGGCGTCATCTACCTGAG GAATGTGGACCCGCCTGTCTGGTACGACACAGACGTGAAGCTGTTTGAGATCCAGCGGGTGTGA